The DNA segment CCATAAAATAAAGTAAGTTTTATAATTTTGTGACTGTAATTGTTCTTTACCTGTAAAGACCCCATAGTTCAATGGATAGAACATCAGATTCCGGATCTGACGATCTAGGTTCGACTCCTAGTGGGGTCACAAATTTTTAATTGTATCCCCGCCTCGTTCACAAAGGTTTATTAGCAAACAGCCATGAAACATTGTTAAAGGTCAACCGCAAGGTTTATCCCCAACACATCGGAAGTATGCCATTGAGATAATTTTTTGCTTTTTTGATATACATAATACACCTTCATTTCGAATTGTTTGTGAAATATAATGTTGGCACCTGCATGAAGCCTGGCAAGGTGTAATTTTTCACCGTCAAAACGATAAAATCCTTCTTCTCCTATATAAATTCTGAACCATGAAAAAGCAAAGGGAGGTACTTCCACCGAAAACATTTGCCTGTGCCTGAAATGATCGGCAACATTTTTATACATTCGGTATTCCAAACGGTTTGAAAAATCGAATTCAAACTGCTTATATGTGGTAGAAAGATCTCCAACAATCATGGGACGTTTTTCCAAAAGCCAGCCAAAATCCCGCCTAAGCCAGAGTAAACGTCCCACTACCCCAACTTCAAACCATTTACTGAGCTTGTGATCTACTGAAATATCCCCGAATTTCAAATTAATGTTTCCCGTTTTAGGTTCAAAATGCATTTTTTCAGTGGCGCCAACCGACGTTTTATCGGTAAGCTGTACTTCCAGGTTGTTTAAATTCCAAAGCAAAAAGTTCCTCTCCTGGCCGTTAACTGAGAAGAAAAACATCAAAAAAAACAATGTAGTTAAAATTCTGGTCATCAGTTAAACAAGTTTAATATTCTCACGTACAATTGATATAGCGATTGTTTATTTTGGGTAAAATTAATCAAAATAAATCATTAGTTTTGTAACATACTTATGAGGTATCAATATTGCTATAAAGAAACAATGATTAATGGAGGTTGACTAAATACGTCATATAACTCATATTCCGAAACCATAGCGGAATCTATCATAGTCTGGCCATGACCACAAATGTACATAACGTGATTTCCGGAGAAACCAAGAAATGGTTTGACATTTTATATGAAGGGGTCTCTGTAGTTAATAAGAAAAAAAGCATTGTCTTTTGGAATAAAGGAGCGGAAAGCATTACAGGTTACACCCAGGAGGAAATGACAGGCAGACCATGCGGAGAGGATTCAATGAATGATAGAGATGATTACGCTCATAATCTATGCAGGGAAGGATGTCCACTCGAAAAAGCTTTGAACGGGCAAATCACAGAATCGAAACTTTTTCCGAAACATAAAAATGGCAATCGCATTCCCATTGTTGCCTATGTGGTTCCATTAAAAGATGAAGAAGGCAATATAGTGGGAGCTATAGAAATATTCCGTGATGTTTCCGCTGAAGAAAAAATCCGGAATCTGAAGGAAAAATTCAAAAAAGTGATCCGACAGTATGTGTCTGAAACCACCTACAAACAGGTTATCAGATCCATCAATCATGAAAATTATACCTTCACCGGCCACAACAGGGACCTTACCATTTTATTTATGGATATTGTAGGTTTTACTGGCTTATCTGAAAAACTGGAACCTGAAAAAGTGGTGGAAATGCTGAATGCCTATTTCTCTCTTGCCTCCCTGATCATTCAAAAAAACCACGGAGATATTGACAAATTTCTGGGTGACGGGGTAATGGCCATTTTCGAGAATGCAGAGGATTCCATACAAGCGGCCATTGATATGATAAACACCGGATTAAAAAAACTGAATCATAATCTACAGATAATGGAGCTTCCCGAAATTAATATCAGAGTGGGGATCAACAGTGGAAATCTGATTCAGGGTAATATTGGAAATGAAGAAAGAAAAGACTGGACCGTTGTAGGAGATGTGGTCAATACGGCCTACCGGATTGAAGAATCCGCTGACCCCGGAAGCATTCGTATATCCGAGTATACCATAGAAAGATTAAAAAATCCTGAAAAATATATGTTCGTCAAGGAGATGACACCAAAAGGCAAATCCAATCCCATCAAAGTTTATCGCCCGGCTTAAAAAAAGGTTCTCCTCCTGTAAAATGGACACCGGAATTCAGCCCAATATGTTCACTTCCATACATACTGGAAGCAATCCAGGGTGATAAATTATACAGCAACTGATATAAATCCTTTTCAGCCATCCAGTCACCGCTCCATTTCGGAGAACAGGCATACATACAATGTTTGCATTCTGCCGTACACTTGTAAGACAGGACGATTCCGCCTGAAACCGTTCTTGGTAGCTGATAATGCATAAAAACTCACTTGGCGTTTTTTCCAGTCAATTCATCAGATAAGTATTCCTTCCTGCCAGCCCATTTTCACAAGTTCGATTTTATTCGGATCTGCATTACCTAAATTATGCCTTGTATCGGCAAGCTCGATATGATGCG comes from the Bacteroidales bacterium genome and includes:
- a CDS encoding DUF2490 domain-containing protein, producing MTRILTTLFFLMFFFSVNGQERNFLLWNLNNLEVQLTDKTSVGATEKMHFEPKTGNINLKFGDISVDHKLSKWFEVGVVGRLLWLRRDFGWLLEKRPMIVGDLSTTYKQFEFDFSNRLEYRMYKNVADHFRHRQMFSVEVPPFAFSWFRIYIGEEGFYRFDGEKLHLARLHAGANIIFHKQFEMKVYYVYQKSKKLSQWHTSDVLGINLAVDL
- a CDS encoding PAS domain-containing protein; amino-acid sequence: MTTNVHNVISGETKKWFDILYEGVSVVNKKKSIVFWNKGAESITGYTQEEMTGRPCGEDSMNDRDDYAHNLCREGCPLEKALNGQITESKLFPKHKNGNRIPIVAYVVPLKDEEGNIVGAIEIFRDVSAEEKIRNLKEKFKKVIRQYVSETTYKQVIRSINHENYTFTGHNRDLTILFMDIVGFTGLSEKLEPEKVVEMLNAYFSLASLIIQKNHGDIDKFLGDGVMAIFENAEDSIQAAIDMINTGLKKLNHNLQIMELPEINIRVGINSGNLIQGNIGNEERKDWTVVGDVVNTAYRIEESADPGSIRISEYTIERLKNPEKYMFVKEMTPKGKSNPIKVYRPA